A stretch of DNA from Bacillus alveayuensis:
TGTAGTGTTGGAACCTATTATCTCGAAATTATCCGTACATTATTGGATGCAATCAAGTCGAAAAGAACCGAATCCCCTCGAAACGAAATTACTGCAAAGCAAAATTAAAAAAGCAGAAGTGCCGATTGTAGCCGAATTAGGCAAGACTGATATAACCGTCCAAGATTTTCTTGAATTGCAAATTGGCGATATGATTCGTTTAGAACAATCTGTCTCTGAGCCTTTAACGATTAAAGTGAATAATGTGCCGAAGTTTTTTGGCCAGCCAGGGAAGCTTAACGATCGCATGGCTGTTCAAATTCTTGACATGATAAAAAGAGGTGACATGGAAGATGAATTCTAATATGTTGTCGCAGGATGAAATCGATGCGCTGTTAAGTGGAAATGTCCCCCGTAAAGAATCGGAAGAAAATAATGGTCACCATGATGGACATGATATTAATGAATATTTTTCGGAATTGGAACAAGATGCAATCGGTGAAATTGGAAATATTTCTTTTGGAAGTTCCGCAACGACGTTATCAACTTTATTAAATCAAAAAGTGGAGATCACTACTCCAAGCGTTACGCTTGTTAAAAAAAATGAGTTAGCGGATGAATTTCCACATCCTTATGTCGCTATTCAAGTCAATTATACGGAAGGTTTTACGGGAAGTAACATTCTCGTAATTAAACAAAACGATGCAGCGATTATCGCGGATTTAATGACAGGAGGAGATGGAACAAATCCAAGTGATTTGGGGGAAATTCAGTTAAGCGCTGTACAAGAAGCGATGAACCAAATGATGGGTTCTGCTGCGACATCGATGTCTACGGTATTTAATAAGAAAGTCGATATTTCTCCTCCCAAAATTGAGTTATTGGATATGAAGCAAGGTGAAGGGACAGAATCTATACCTGATGAAGACTTGTTTATTAAAGTTTCATTTCACCTTACAGTCGGTGA
This window harbors:
- a CDS encoding flagellar motor switch protein FliN/FliY (product_source=KO:K02417; cath_funfam=2.30.330.10,3.40.1550.10; cog=COG1776; ko=KO:K02417; pfam=PF01052,PF04509; superfamily=101801,103039; tigrfam=TIGR02480) translates to MNSNMLSQDEIDALLSGNVPRKESEENNGHHDGHDINEYFSELEQDAIGEIGNISFGSSATTLSTLLNQKVEITTPSVTLVKKNELADEFPHPYVAIQVNYTEGFTGSNILVIKQNDAAIIADLMTGGDGTNPSDLGEIQLSAVQEAMNQMMGSAATSMSTVFNKKVDISPPKIELLDMKQGEGTESIPDEDLFIKVSFHLTVGDLIDSQIMQLLPIPFARELLNQLMDKTNDHEANIPETENRTHHQREEEKEQPVPSKQQEQVKWNVNHVEFPSFQSVPKHTETNNLDMLLDIPLTVTVELGRTKRSIQQILELSSGSIIELDKLAGEPVDILINNKKVAKGEVVVIDENFGVRVTDILSQSERLNKLN